One segment of Streptomyces sp. NA02950 DNA contains the following:
- a CDS encoding MFS transporter — translation MAPDVTARERAGPAVPLSRNRDYRLLWGSQALSEFGFHATMIAFPLLVLALTGSGAASGLVMGTIAAAQMVAGLPAGVLADRYDRKAIMLVCEAAQTVSAVSLAVAVWTGTATVAHMVAVAAVFGASAALFEPAESASLPALVTGSQLPTAVAMNTARASMGQLSGTATGGFLFAAGRFVPFLADAVTHAVSFTALLFLRLPRRERPAGPAPRPGREVLTGLRWVWRERPIRVTVLCAIVLNLFFSAFYIVVVVLAGTRGVPSGEVGVMAAMLGAGGLAGALVAPTWHRRLGPYRAIVAVFWALALLTPVAVLVHDGYLTGVLFALMALFPPTANTAIMTDQLLRTPDGLRGRLTSVLVLACGAAGAAGPALGGLLTEVLPGDGAILVCSAGITVAAVLATAGPTLRGLPRDRPEEEPPADS, via the coding sequence GTGGCGCCGGACGTCACAGCGAGGGAGCGGGCCGGTCCGGCGGTGCCGCTGTCCAGGAACCGCGACTACCGGCTGTTGTGGGGAAGTCAGGCACTGTCGGAGTTCGGGTTCCACGCGACGATGATCGCGTTCCCGCTGCTGGTCCTGGCGTTGACGGGCTCCGGCGCCGCCTCCGGGCTCGTCATGGGCACCATCGCCGCCGCCCAGATGGTGGCCGGGCTGCCCGCCGGTGTGCTGGCGGACCGCTACGACCGCAAAGCGATCATGCTGGTGTGCGAGGCGGCGCAGACGGTGTCCGCCGTCAGCCTGGCGGTGGCGGTGTGGACCGGCACGGCCACCGTGGCCCACATGGTGGCCGTCGCCGCGGTGTTCGGCGCGAGCGCGGCCCTCTTCGAACCGGCCGAGAGCGCGTCCCTGCCCGCGCTGGTGACCGGGTCCCAACTCCCCACGGCCGTCGCGATGAACACGGCTCGCGCCTCGATGGGGCAGCTCTCGGGCACCGCCACCGGCGGTTTCCTGTTCGCCGCGGGACGCTTTGTGCCGTTCCTCGCGGACGCCGTCACCCACGCGGTGTCGTTCACCGCCCTGCTCTTCCTGCGGCTGCCGCGGCGGGAGCGCCCCGCGGGCCCGGCACCGCGTCCGGGCCGGGAGGTGCTGACGGGGCTGCGATGGGTGTGGCGGGAGCGCCCGATCCGGGTCACCGTGCTGTGCGCCATCGTGCTGAACCTGTTCTTCAGCGCCTTCTACATCGTTGTGGTGGTGCTCGCCGGGACCCGGGGGGTGCCCTCCGGGGAGGTCGGGGTCATGGCGGCCATGCTGGGGGCGGGCGGGCTGGCCGGGGCGCTGGTGGCACCCACATGGCACCGCCGGCTCGGCCCCTACCGCGCCATCGTGGCGGTGTTCTGGGCGCTGGCCCTGCTCACCCCGGTCGCCGTGCTGGTGCACGACGGCTATCTCACCGGGGTCCTGTTCGCGCTGATGGCACTGTTCCCGCCGACGGCGAACACCGCCATCATGACGGACCAGTTGCTGCGCACCCCCGATGGCCTGCGCGGGCGGCTCACCAGTGTGCTGGTGCTCGCGTGCGGTGCGGCCGGGGCGGCGGGGCCCGCGCTGGGCGGTCTGCTCACCGAGGTGCTGCCTGGCGACGGGGCGATCCTGGTGTGCTCGGCGGGAATCACCGTGGCGGCCGTTCTGGCCACCGCGGGCCCGACCCTGCGCGGGCTGCCACGGGACCGTCCGGAGGAGGAGCCGCCCGCGGACAGCTGA
- a CDS encoding MbtH family protein: MDDNARYQVLRNDEDQYSLWPADLDVPDGWHPVGKEGTKEECSAHVDEVWTDMRPRSLRERMDQAAS, from the coding sequence ATGGACGACAACGCCCGCTACCAGGTGCTGCGCAACGACGAGGACCAGTACTCGCTGTGGCCCGCCGACCTCGACGTGCCCGACGGATGGCACCCCGTCGGCAAGGAGGGCACGAAGGAGGAGTGCTCGGCCCATGTCGACGAGGTGTGGACCGATATGCGGCCCCGCAGCCTCCGCGAGCGCATGGACCAGGCGGCTTCCTGA
- a CDS encoding cryptochrome/photolyase family protein: MAARPHWLFGDQLGPHFPDPRHNGPDTRAPLVMIEARSVLRRRRFHRAKAHLLLSAMRHRAAELGDRVVYVQADTYREGLAEAVGRDRVTVCHPTSRRALELVRSLPAVEVLPARGFLVSHTDFADWAAAHARGRMRMEDFYRWVRTGHDLLMDGDAPAGGRWNLDQDNREPPPRTARTLGAPAPWRPTEDEIDERVRHDLDRWERDGTVAFVGRDGPRGFPATRREALASLRHFITHRLPGFGPHEDAMLAADPVMCHSLLSAPLNLGLLHPAECVDRAERAWRDGAAPLNSVEGFIRQIAGWREYVWHLYWHFGEDYRSRNALGHTAPLPVWFLELDAEAVAARCLSTVLAQVRDTGWTHHIPRLMVLGSRALQDGWDPAAVTDWFHRCFVDGYDWVMLPNVVGMSQYADGGLMTTKPYTSGGAYLNRMSDLCGPCAYRPQERTGERACPYTTGYWAFLHRHRERLSRNHRVARAVRGLDRLADLPEVLEKAAARGDAPP; this comes from the coding sequence ATGGCAGCACGTCCGCACTGGCTCTTCGGCGATCAGCTCGGGCCGCATTTCCCCGACCCCCGCCACAACGGCCCCGACACCCGGGCCCCACTGGTGATGATCGAGGCCCGCTCGGTGCTGCGCCGCCGCCGCTTCCACCGGGCCAAGGCCCATCTGCTGCTCTCCGCCATGCGCCACCGGGCGGCCGAACTCGGCGACCGGGTGGTCTACGTCCAGGCCGACACCTACCGGGAGGGACTGGCCGAAGCCGTCGGCCGCGACCGCGTCACCGTCTGCCACCCCACCTCCCGCCGGGCGCTGGAGCTGGTCCGCTCGCTCCCCGCCGTCGAGGTGCTGCCCGCCCGCGGCTTCCTGGTCAGCCACACCGACTTCGCCGACTGGGCCGCGGCACACGCCCGCGGCCGGATGCGGATGGAGGACTTCTACCGCTGGGTGCGCACCGGACACGACCTGCTCATGGACGGCGACGCACCCGCGGGCGGCCGCTGGAACCTCGACCAGGACAACCGTGAACCCCCGCCCCGCACGGCCCGCACCCTCGGCGCCCCCGCCCCCTGGCGGCCGACCGAGGACGAGATCGACGAGCGGGTGCGCCATGACCTGGACCGCTGGGAACGCGACGGCACCGTCGCCTTCGTCGGCCGCGACGGACCCCGCGGGTTCCCCGCCACCCGCCGCGAGGCGCTGGCGTCGCTGCGCCACTTCATCACCCACCGGCTGCCGGGCTTCGGGCCGCACGAGGACGCCATGCTCGCGGCCGACCCCGTCATGTGCCACAGCCTGCTCTCCGCGCCGCTCAACCTCGGACTGCTGCACCCGGCCGAATGTGTGGACCGGGCGGAGCGGGCGTGGCGGGACGGCGCCGCGCCGTTGAACAGCGTCGAGGGGTTCATCCGGCAGATCGCGGGATGGCGGGAGTACGTGTGGCACCTGTACTGGCACTTCGGCGAGGACTACCGGAGCCGCAACGCCCTCGGGCACACCGCGCCGCTGCCCGTCTGGTTCCTGGAACTGGACGCGGAGGCGGTGGCCGCCCGCTGTCTGTCCACCGTGCTGGCCCAGGTCAGGGACACCGGATGGACCCATCACATCCCCCGGCTGATGGTGCTCGGCAGCCGTGCGCTCCAGGACGGCTGGGACCCCGCGGCCGTCACCGACTGGTTCCACCGCTGCTTCGTGGACGGGTACGACTGGGTCATGCTGCCCAATGTCGTCGGGATGTCGCAGTACGCCGACGGCGGACTGATGACGACCAAGCCGTACACCTCCGGCGGGGCGTACCTCAACAGGATGAGCGACCTGTGCGGACCCTGTGCCTACCGCCCCCAGGAGCGCACCGGGGAACGGGCCTGCCCGTACACCACCGGCTACTGGGCCTTTCTGCACCGCCACCGCGAACGGCTGTCCCGCAACCACCGCGTGGCCAGGGCGGTCCGGGGGCTGGACCGGCTGGCGGACCTGCCGGAGGTGCTGGAGAAGGCCGCGGCGCGGGGCGACGCCCCGCCGTGA
- a CDS encoding helix-turn-helix domain-containing protein, giving the protein MGERLRTLRKARRLTLKAVAGSAGIGEGCLNQTERGRANPSIATLQQISAALGLEVADLFGDDFTSGPSVLRADEAPPLALGVLGMSLRWLRWLATERRTYSDGSGTARRGGAGWPRAGRRRRLPRKGAVARQSSTDTSLRPDDEDAFRRRSGRSRSVHGSRSSSAARSARAPFGCRSSPGCGRRRRAGSASRCAVPCGPCRDGRWQQ; this is encoded by the coding sequence GTGGGCGAGCGGCTGCGCACCCTGCGCAAGGCCCGCCGTCTCACGCTCAAGGCCGTCGCCGGGTCCGCCGGGATCGGCGAGGGCTGTCTGAACCAGACGGAGCGCGGCCGGGCCAACCCCAGCATCGCCACGCTCCAGCAGATCTCCGCCGCGCTCGGGCTCGAGGTGGCCGATCTGTTCGGCGACGACTTCACCAGCGGGCCGAGTGTGCTGCGGGCCGATGAGGCGCCACCGCTGGCCCTCGGGGTGCTCGGGATGTCGTTGAGGTGGTTGAGGTGGTTGGCCACCGAGCGCCGCACATACTCCGACGGGTCCGGTACAGCGCGTCGGGGAGGGGCAGGGTGGCCTCGGGCCGGGCGAAGGCGCCGGCTACCCCGGAAAGGGGCAGTGGCAAGGCAATCGAGTACCGACACCTCCCTGCGGCCCGACGACGAGGACGCCTTCCGCAGGCGCTCCGGTCGGTCCAGAAGCGTTCACGGCTCCCGGTCGTCTTCGGCGGCCAGGTCTGCGAGGGCGCCCTTCGGCTGTCGCAGTTCGCCGGGGTGCGGACGGCGGCGCCGCGCGGGCTCGGCCTCACGGTGCGCCGTTCCATGCGGTCCATGCCGCGACGGCCGATGGCAGCAATGA
- a CDS encoding ANTAR domain-containing protein, producing the protein MSGPERPVRPDGDLDRPDHPLFSAVLRAGLEARTGTVVVDLSRVQTITADGMRGLLDCVRSLHETGGRLFLAAAPEAVAQLLRLTLVETGVQIFATVAEAQRAAPKAAAAVGAETADAPKTELERLRRETADLRGKLRSHPLIAQAQGILLERYRLDGPEPAFTLLKESSQAHNVKLRTLAAALVNVPRPEPGSALWFPDRVRRPAPALPLLPELETGGTNRGAVVKRVLHQAMETVGSGMGDLQLVDPARRLRMEQHHGFDQEFVDFFAVVGEGETPCAQAAERARHVMSDIATDRVFSDAARTLILSTGSRTVHSFPMTGGTGRVVGVFSLHVAQAGRSLTAGEERILTHLAGQSGAWLEWHEGTVVRDALEHLHQRATRDRGTPSAASGPPHG; encoded by the coding sequence ATGAGTGGTCCCGAGAGACCGGTGCGTCCGGACGGCGACCTGGACCGACCGGACCATCCGCTGTTCTCCGCGGTCCTGCGGGCCGGGCTGGAAGCGCGGACCGGCACGGTGGTCGTGGACCTGTCCCGGGTGCAGACGATCACGGCGGACGGTATGCGCGGACTGCTCGACTGTGTGCGTTCGCTCCACGAGACCGGCGGCAGACTGTTCCTGGCCGCCGCCCCCGAGGCCGTGGCGCAGCTGCTGCGGCTGACGCTCGTCGAGACCGGCGTCCAGATCTTCGCCACCGTGGCCGAGGCCCAGCGGGCTGCGCCGAAAGCCGCGGCGGCCGTGGGGGCCGAGACGGCCGACGCCCCGAAGACCGAACTGGAGCGGCTGCGCCGGGAGACGGCGGATCTGCGCGGAAAGCTGCGCTCGCATCCGCTGATCGCCCAGGCGCAGGGCATCCTCCTGGAGCGCTACCGGCTGGACGGCCCGGAGCCGGCGTTCACCCTTCTGAAGGAAAGCTCACAGGCGCACAACGTCAAACTGCGCACCCTGGCCGCTGCGCTCGTGAACGTGCCGCGGCCCGAACCCGGCAGTGCGCTGTGGTTCCCGGACCGGGTCCGCCGCCCGGCGCCCGCACTGCCACTGCTGCCGGAGCTGGAGACCGGCGGCACCAACCGGGGCGCCGTGGTGAAGCGGGTGCTGCACCAGGCAATGGAGACGGTGGGCTCCGGGATGGGGGACCTCCAGCTCGTCGACCCGGCACGGCGGCTGCGGATGGAACAGCACCACGGCTTCGACCAGGAGTTCGTGGACTTCTTCGCCGTGGTCGGCGAGGGCGAGACGCCCTGCGCCCAGGCGGCCGAACGCGCCCGCCACGTCATGTCGGACATCGCCACCGACCGGGTGTTCTCCGACGCGGCCCGCACCCTCATCCTCTCCACGGGCTCCCGCACCGTGCACAGCTTCCCGATGACCGGCGGTACGGGCCGGGTCGTCGGCGTGTTCTCCCTCCATGTGGCGCAGGCCGGCCGGAGCCTGACCGCGGGCGAGGAGCGGATCCTCACCCATCTCGCCGGGCAGAGCGGCGCCTGGCTGGAGTGGCACGAGGGCACCGTCGTCCGTGACGCCCTCGAACATCTGCATCAGCGGGCCACCCGCGACCGCGGTACGCCGTCCGCCGCCTCCGGCCCCCCGCACGGGTGA
- a CDS encoding GAF domain-containing protein codes for MRIQHPRHADPLAALSPAESARLMAVMRDTALSRGRLPLPARPVIGQSWDRMLRLGLDPDRGGAPRPLSLDELELRRRQTRLTDVLPTLHSGLLEAAEAAGHLMIIADAEGRILWIDGHRGIRRHADGIALVEGSQWAEEVAGTTGVGTALAVRAPVRVHSAEHFVHAFHTWSCAAAPVRDPRDGRLLGVIDISGPASTAHPTVLSLVTATARWAEGELRLAHSRELDRLRAIAAPVLARIRDKAVAVDPHGWVAGVTGVNPQDRRLLLPKAADGPVWLPALGTCTVEPLPGGYLLRVLEGEYGEDGAPAAAGRLLLDVRHPHHWSLTFSGPAGAWTHQLGARHAEVLLVLAAHPEGRTAAQLALDLFGDPTRTVTVRAAMSRLRQRLGAVLAHRPYRIADGIRLEVTRPDRPRDLLPLSAAPAVVRLREAPGATPAGRE; via the coding sequence ATGCGAATCCAGCACCCGCGCCACGCCGATCCCTTGGCCGCGCTGAGTCCGGCCGAATCGGCCCGTCTGATGGCGGTCATGCGTGACACCGCGCTGAGCCGCGGTCGGCTCCCGCTGCCCGCGCGCCCGGTGATCGGGCAGTCCTGGGACCGGATGCTGCGGCTGGGACTCGATCCGGACCGCGGGGGCGCTCCGCGTCCGTTGAGCCTGGACGAACTGGAGCTGCGGCGGCGGCAGACCCGGCTGACCGATGTGCTGCCCACCCTGCACAGCGGGCTGCTGGAGGCGGCGGAGGCGGCGGGTCATCTGATGATCATCGCTGATGCCGAGGGGCGGATCCTGTGGATCGACGGCCATCGCGGCATCCGCCGGCACGCCGACGGCATCGCGCTGGTCGAGGGGTCTCAGTGGGCCGAGGAAGTCGCCGGAACGACCGGGGTCGGCACCGCGCTCGCCGTCCGCGCCCCGGTCCGGGTGCACTCGGCGGAGCACTTCGTCCACGCCTTCCACACCTGGAGCTGCGCCGCCGCGCCGGTGCGCGACCCGCGGGACGGGCGGCTGCTGGGCGTCATCGACATCAGCGGACCGGCCTCCACCGCCCATCCGACCGTGCTCTCCCTGGTCACCGCGACCGCCCGGTGGGCCGAGGGCGAACTGCGGCTGGCCCACAGCCGGGAGCTGGACCGGCTGCGCGCGATCGCAGCGCCGGTCCTCGCCCGGATCCGGGACAAGGCCGTCGCTGTCGATCCGCACGGCTGGGTCGCCGGGGTCACCGGGGTGAACCCCCAGGACCGCCGGCTGCTGCTGCCCAAGGCGGCGGACGGACCGGTGTGGCTGCCCGCGCTGGGCACCTGCACGGTCGAACCGCTCCCGGGCGGGTATCTGTTGCGGGTCCTGGAGGGCGAGTACGGCGAGGACGGGGCCCCCGCCGCGGCCGGCCGACTGCTGCTGGACGTGCGCCATCCGCACCACTGGTCGCTGACCTTCTCGGGCCCCGCGGGCGCCTGGACCCATCAGCTGGGCGCCCGCCACGCCGAAGTGCTGCTGGTGCTGGCCGCCCACCCCGAGGGGCGTACGGCGGCGCAGCTCGCCCTGGACCTGTTCGGCGATCCGACGCGCACGGTGACCGTACGGGCCGCGATGTCCCGGCTGCGCCAGCGGCTGGGGGCGGTGCTGGCGCACCGCCCGTACCGCATCGCCGACGGGATCCGGCTGGAGGTGACCCGGCCGGACCGGCCCCGGGACCTGCTGCCGCTGAGCGCGGCCCCGGCGGTGGTCCGGCTGCGGGAGGCGCCGGGGGCGACACCGGCCGGGCGGGAGTGA